One region of Bacillus zhangzhouensis genomic DNA includes:
- a CDS encoding metal ABC transporter ATP-binding protein — protein sequence MTNALTIDRLHVSYHGQDALENVSLSVQEGTMTGIIGPNGAGKSTLLKACLDLIEKDKGDIRFFEQPFQQVRKQIAYVPQRNDVDWTFPIHVLDTVLLGTYPKLGLMKRPKKEDRTYAYHCLEKVGMQDFAKRQIGELSGGQQQRVFLARALAQNAQLLCLDEPFVGIDMASEETMVRILKELRDEGKTILVVHHDLSKADDYFSHLVLLNKKLIKAGPLDDILRPEIMLEAYETQLPFLKSAGGDV from the coding sequence ATGACAAATGCTTTAACAATCGACCGTCTTCATGTCTCATATCACGGACAGGATGCATTAGAGAACGTCTCTCTTTCCGTACAGGAAGGGACAATGACAGGAATCATCGGTCCAAATGGTGCTGGTAAATCGACGTTACTCAAGGCATGTTTGGATTTAATTGAAAAAGACAAAGGGGATATTCGTTTTTTTGAACAACCCTTTCAACAAGTCAGAAAACAGATCGCCTATGTACCGCAGAGAAATGATGTAGATTGGACGTTTCCAATTCATGTGCTGGATACCGTACTACTTGGAACATATCCGAAGCTTGGACTAATGAAACGTCCAAAAAAAGAAGACCGGACATATGCGTACCACTGTTTAGAAAAGGTTGGGATGCAGGATTTTGCCAAAAGACAAATCGGTGAGTTATCCGGCGGACAGCAGCAGCGTGTCTTCCTTGCAAGGGCACTTGCTCAAAACGCACAGCTCCTCTGCTTGGATGAACCATTTGTCGGGATTGATATGGCAAGTGAAGAAACGATGGTTCGTATTTTGAAGGAATTAAGAGATGAAGGGAAAACGATTTTGGTTGTCCATCATGATTTGAGTAAGGCAGATGATTATTTCAGCCATCTTGTTCTGTTAAATAAAAAACTCATCAAAGCAGGGCCTTTAGACGACATCCTTCGCCCAGAGATCATGCTGGAAGCATATGAAACACAGCTGCCATTCTTAAAATCAGCAGGAGGAGACGTGTAA
- a CDS encoding metal ABC transporter permease produces MEFLTGLFEYVFLQKALFTSVMVGIICGVIGCFIILRGMALMGDAISHAVLPGVAISYMLGINFFFGAVLTGVLTAIGIGYVSQNSRIKNDSAIGIVFTAFFSIGIILITFLKSSSDLYHILFGNVLAVRSSDMWMTLGIGIFILLAVIVFYKELLISSFDPVISSVYGLPNRMIHYFLMTLLTLVTVASLQTVGIILVVAMLITPAATAYLLTDRLWIMIYLSAFFGAISAVTGLGLSFTFNLSSGASIVLVATILFGSAFVFSPKQGILWRSLKSKRKRTQLKKEASM; encoded by the coding sequence ATGGAATTTTTAACCGGACTCTTTGAATATGTTTTTTTACAAAAAGCGCTATTTACCTCCGTCATGGTAGGCATCATTTGCGGCGTTATCGGCTGCTTTATCATTTTACGCGGCATGGCCCTGATGGGAGACGCCATTTCACACGCCGTACTGCCAGGTGTCGCCATCTCTTATATGCTTGGAATTAACTTTTTCTTCGGGGCCGTTTTAACTGGGGTGTTAACAGCGATTGGGATCGGTTACGTGAGTCAAAACAGCCGAATAAAAAATGATTCTGCCATCGGTATTGTCTTTACAGCCTTTTTCTCAATCGGGATTATTTTGATCACATTTTTGAAAAGTTCAAGTGATCTATATCATATTCTATTTGGAAACGTTCTAGCTGTTCGATCATCTGATATGTGGATGACACTTGGAATCGGCATTTTTATTTTGCTAGCCGTCATCGTTTTTTATAAGGAACTACTCATTAGTTCATTTGATCCGGTGATTTCTTCAGTTTACGGTTTGCCGAATCGTATGATTCATTATTTTCTCATGACCTTATTGACCCTTGTAACAGTTGCATCACTGCAAACCGTTGGGATAATTCTTGTCGTTGCCATGCTGATCACACCGGCAGCCACCGCTTATCTCTTGACAGATCGGCTCTGGATCATGATTTATTTATCTGCTTTTTTCGGTGCTATTTCTGCTGTCACAGGTCTAGGACTTAGCTTTACGTTTAACTTGTCGTCTGGTGCTTCCATCGTGCTGGTCGCGACCATTTTATTCGGCAGTGCCTTTGTCTTTTCACCAAAACAAGGAATTCTATGGAGATCATTAAAATCCAAACGAAAACGAACACAGTTAAAAAAAGAAGCGTCTATGTAA
- a CDS encoding metal ABC transporter substrate-binding protein → MKKVFAIRLTAVFIALMIIAGCSTQQSNFGKDDGTLKVVTTYSILYDIVKEVGGQHVSIHSIVPIGTDPHEFDPLPKDVQYTTDADLVLYNGLNLETGNGWFQKLLESSGKDGDDAPVAELSKGVKVKHLSSKGLESQQDPHAWLNVENGIIYAQNARDALIQADPEHKEDYEKNAEAYIKKLQTLHDEAKHKFDQLPKDKKLLVTSEGAFKYFAEAYGLKAGYIWEINTESEGTPGQMKRIIHFVKDHQVPALFLETSVDKRSLESLSEETGVPIKGKVFTDSIGKKGQDGDSYYKMMKWNIDTIYKGLSSDC, encoded by the coding sequence ATGAAGAAGGTATTTGCAATCCGTTTGACCGCAGTATTCATTGCCCTTATGATCATCGCAGGCTGTTCGACCCAGCAAAGTAATTTCGGTAAAGATGACGGCACATTAAAAGTTGTCACAACCTACTCCATTCTTTATGACATTGTGAAGGAAGTAGGCGGGCAGCATGTCTCTATTCACAGCATTGTTCCCATTGGTACAGACCCACACGAATTTGACCCACTGCCAAAGGATGTTCAGTATACGACGGATGCAGACCTTGTTCTATATAATGGCTTGAACCTTGAAACAGGGAATGGCTGGTTTCAAAAACTGCTTGAATCGAGCGGCAAGGACGGGGATGATGCACCTGTAGCCGAACTGAGTAAAGGGGTCAAAGTGAAGCATTTGTCTTCAAAAGGGCTCGAAAGCCAGCAGGACCCTCATGCATGGCTGAATGTTGAGAATGGGATCATTTATGCTCAAAATGCCCGGGATGCGCTCATTCAAGCGGACCCTGAGCATAAAGAGGATTACGAAAAAAATGCAGAAGCCTATATCAAAAAACTTCAAACGCTTCACGATGAGGCAAAACACAAGTTTGATCAGCTGCCAAAAGACAAAAAGCTCCTTGTCACAAGTGAAGGAGCATTCAAGTATTTTGCAGAGGCGTATGGACTGAAAGCCGGCTACATTTGGGAGATCAACACAGAAAGTGAAGGAACACCTGGACAAATGAAGCGTATCATTCATTTTGTCAAAGATCATCAAGTTCCTGCTCTCTTTCTTGAAACCAGTGTTGATAAACGCAGCCTTGAAAGCCTTTCTGAGGAAACCGGGGTTCCAATCAAAGGAAAAGTCTTCACTGACTCTATTGGAAAAAAAGGTCAAGATGGAGACAGTTACTATAAGATGATGAAATGGAATATTGACACCATTTACAAAGGACTGTCTTCAGATTGTTAA
- a CDS encoding TetR family transcriptional regulator → MPKIVDHHKQKQKVAQAAMRVIKQEGLESASVRKIAVEAGISAGSMRHYFSTQQELFLFSMNLIQERIKERMTGLPLNGSTEENVIILLEQLLPLDEERTFEMEVWQAFTVKALTEPDLQPLNAKMYDELFQTVQSCLMTLKENGLLIDDIDLLLETERLYAVINGLALNGIVQPERSPPQLIRSVLQKHLQSITKKDMLSN, encoded by the coding sequence ATGCCAAAAATCGTCGATCACCATAAACAAAAACAAAAGGTCGCTCAAGCTGCCATGAGAGTGATTAAACAAGAAGGATTGGAAAGTGCTTCTGTACGAAAAATAGCAGTAGAAGCTGGAATTTCAGCCGGCTCTATGCGTCATTATTTTTCCACACAGCAGGAGTTGTTTCTCTTCTCCATGAATTTAATTCAGGAAAGAATCAAGGAGCGGATGACAGGGCTTCCCTTAAACGGTTCAACGGAGGAAAATGTCATCATTTTATTGGAGCAGCTTCTTCCACTTGATGAAGAACGAACATTTGAAATGGAGGTGTGGCAGGCTTTTACAGTCAAGGCGCTGACTGAACCAGATCTACAGCCGCTCAATGCAAAGATGTATGACGAGCTTTTCCAAACGGTCCAATCTTGTTTAATGACATTGAAAGAGAATGGGCTACTGATAGATGATATCGATCTTTTATTAGAAACTGAGCGGCTTTATGCGGTCATCAATGGGCTTGCATTGAATGGAATCGTACAACCCGAACGTTCACCGCCTCAGCTCATACGCTCCGTACTGCAGAAGCACCTGCAATCCATCACAAAAAAAGACATGCTCTCCAATTAG
- a CDS encoding response regulator, with protein sequence MRFFIVDDDEAVRSSLAQLIEDEELGIVAGEAEDGAELTASYLNDLHIDILCIDLLMPERDGLETIRAIKDEFHGKYLMLSQVETKELIGQAYTLGVEYYVTKPINRVEVLSVLHLMIERLHLEHSIENIQHSLKSVMQFQQRGQTKTKQRGKSLAEAGQFLLAELGIVGEKGSKDLLDMILFTDQYLALHADHHDSFPSLKIIFTGIMEGKLSEPYTSADIAREAKAAEQRVRRAINQSLKHIASLGLTDFSHPTFENYASKFFDFTIVRKKMSELTKEASGREEHTRINVKKFVQVLYYEAKRIFMED encoded by the coding sequence ATGAGATTTTTTATTGTTGATGATGATGAAGCCGTTCGTTCTTCACTGGCTCAGCTCATTGAAGATGAAGAGCTTGGCATTGTGGCCGGGGAAGCAGAGGATGGCGCAGAGTTAACAGCTAGCTACTTAAATGATTTACACATTGATATCTTATGTATTGATCTATTGATGCCGGAAAGGGACGGGCTTGAAACGATTCGAGCAATCAAGGATGAGTTTCATGGAAAATACTTAATGCTGTCACAGGTTGAAACAAAGGAATTAATCGGACAGGCATATACACTTGGCGTCGAGTATTATGTGACAAAGCCGATCAATCGTGTGGAGGTCTTAAGCGTTCTCCATCTCATGATTGAGCGTCTTCATTTAGAGCATTCTATTGAAAATATTCAGCACTCACTCAAATCGGTCATGCAATTTCAGCAGCGCGGCCAGACGAAAACGAAGCAGCGAGGGAAAAGTCTTGCAGAGGCGGGGCAGTTTTTGCTGGCGGAGCTTGGTATTGTTGGTGAGAAGGGATCTAAAGATTTATTAGATATGATTCTGTTTACAGACCAGTATTTAGCGCTGCATGCTGATCATCATGATTCCTTTCCTTCTTTAAAAATCATTTTCACTGGGATTATGGAGGGAAAATTAAGTGAACCCTACACATCGGCAGACATTGCAAGAGAAGCAAAGGCAGCCGAACAGCGGGTAAGGCGTGCGATCAACCAATCATTGAAACACATCGCATCACTTGGTCTAACCGATTTTTCACATCCAACGTTTGAAAATTACGCATCAAAATTTTTCGATTTCACCATCGTGCGAAAGAAAATGAGTGAATTGACGAAAGAGGCGAGTGGAAGAGAAGAACACACCCGCATCAATGTGAAGAAATTTGTGCAGGTGCTTTACTACGAAGCAAAACGTATTTTTATGGAAGATTAA
- a CDS encoding HAMP domain-containing histidine kinase yields the protein MNLLKKWLNTESYLIVLLIVLTPIGGEFKFYPFEDSFRVSFGTVVFFFILLQMKRFPAWASGIIAGISVCAFRVLLDTAVTGHLPLEEAVTLRFPSLLYYVVYGTLFYLLKVRCFRDQPWLIGVTGIIMELCASVVEIIALRGTIDEILTVRTLFQLFVLAIFRSFFVLACYTMIRLYEEQARERQMKKEKEHLLMLLSNLYTESTYFHKTLAHAEHITATSYQLYQALHHAKDAESLDLKKLGKTALQIAGEVHEIKKDNQRIFSALSKLIHEENFQTYESPSHIAGLVIRIHENYAESLKKNIVFHYDEDGQHPAYHVYTILSLLNNIVSNAVEAIPVDGEVSLSISQKENQVIFQISDNGPGIKARNHHVIFKPGFTLKYDQAGNPSSGIGLAYVKDTTEKLGGNVEMKSIPNKQTIFTLTIPVDQVSRKEGMRR from the coding sequence TTGAATCTACTGAAAAAATGGCTGAATACAGAGTCTTATTTAATTGTGTTGCTCATTGTACTGACGCCGATTGGCGGAGAGTTTAAATTTTATCCATTTGAGGACAGCTTTCGGGTCAGCTTTGGAACTGTTGTCTTTTTCTTTATCCTGCTTCAAATGAAAAGGTTTCCGGCGTGGGCAAGCGGCATCATCGCTGGGATATCTGTTTGTGCGTTTCGCGTGCTGCTTGATACAGCCGTGACAGGGCATCTTCCGCTGGAAGAGGCGGTTACATTAAGATTTCCTTCCCTGCTTTATTATGTCGTCTATGGCACACTCTTTTATTTATTGAAGGTCAGATGCTTCCGCGATCAGCCTTGGCTGATTGGAGTGACAGGCATTATCATGGAGCTGTGCGCGAGCGTTGTTGAGATCATCGCACTTCGAGGCACCATAGATGAAATTTTAACAGTACGGACGCTGTTTCAATTATTTGTTTTGGCGATTTTCAGAAGCTTTTTCGTGTTGGCCTGTTATACAATGATTCGCTTATATGAAGAGCAGGCGAGAGAACGTCAGATGAAAAAGGAAAAGGAACATCTGCTGATGCTCCTGTCCAACCTTTACACAGAATCTACATATTTTCATAAAACCCTCGCACATGCTGAGCACATTACGGCCACATCCTATCAATTGTATCAAGCCCTTCACCACGCAAAGGATGCGGAATCTTTGGATTTGAAAAAGCTCGGTAAAACCGCCTTGCAAATTGCAGGAGAGGTGCATGAAATCAAAAAGGATAACCAGCGGATTTTTTCTGCCTTATCAAAGCTGATTCATGAGGAAAATTTCCAGACTTATGAGAGTCCTTCTCATATCGCTGGGCTTGTCATTCGCATTCATGAAAATTATGCAGAATCTCTTAAAAAAAACATTGTCTTTCATTATGATGAAGATGGGCAGCACCCCGCCTATCACGTGTATACCATTCTATCTTTGTTAAATAACATCGTATCCAACGCTGTTGAAGCCATTCCTGTAGATGGAGAGGTGTCGCTCTCTATTTCACAGAAAGAGAATCAGGTGATTTTTCAAATCAGCGACAACGGGCCTGGCATTAAAGCACGTAATCATCATGTTATTTTTAAACCAGGCTTCACTTTAAAATACGACCAGGCTGGCAATCCATCGAGCGGTATCGGACTTGCCTATGTAAAGGATACAACGGAGAAGCTTGGCGGAAATGTTGAGATGAAGAGTATCCCAAATAAACAAACGATTTTCACATTAACGATACCAGTAGATCAAGTCAGTAGAAAAGAGGGGATGAGGAGATGA
- the aspA gene encoding aspartate ammonia-lyase: MTKLQDKQVRIERDFLGEKEVDTQAYYGIQTLRAVENFPITGYRIHEELIKALGIVKKAAALANMDTQRLYSGLGEKIVQAADEVIEGKWNNQFIVDPIQGGAGTSMNMNANEVIANRALELLGKEKGAYTELSPNTHVNMSQSTNDVFPTAIHISTLNMIEKLLYTMENMHQVMTEKAQEFDHVIKMGRTHLQDAVPIRLGQEFSAYAKVLARDIKRIKQSRQHLYEVNMGATAVGTGLNADPKYIRQVVGYLSDISGLPLVGAEDLVDATQNTDAYTEVSAALKVCMMNMSKMANDIRLMASGPRAGFGELHLPPRQPGSSIMPGKVNPVMPEVMNQVAFQVIGNDHTICLASEAGQLELNVMEPVLVFNLLQSLSMMKNVFESFVDNCLRDLKADESRLKEYVEKSAGVMTAVNPHIGYEAAARIAREAILTGASVRELCLQNDVLTEEELDVILNPFEMTKPGIAGASLLEKDH; encoded by the coding sequence ATGACGAAGCTACAGGACAAGCAAGTTCGAATCGAACGAGACTTTCTAGGTGAAAAGGAAGTAGACACTCAAGCATATTATGGCATTCAAACATTACGTGCAGTCGAGAACTTTCCAATTACAGGCTACCGTATTCATGAGGAACTCATCAAAGCATTAGGGATTGTCAAAAAGGCAGCCGCACTTGCAAATATGGATACACAGCGGCTATATTCTGGCCTTGGAGAGAAAATTGTTCAAGCCGCAGATGAGGTCATTGAAGGAAAATGGAACAATCAATTTATTGTCGATCCAATTCAAGGCGGGGCCGGCACTTCAATGAATATGAATGCCAATGAAGTCATTGCAAACAGAGCGCTAGAACTACTAGGAAAGGAAAAAGGCGCTTATACTGAGCTAAGTCCAAACACGCATGTGAACATGTCGCAGTCAACAAACGACGTTTTCCCAACAGCGATTCATATTTCAACATTGAATATGATTGAAAAACTACTTTATACGATGGAAAACATGCATCAAGTCATGACGGAAAAAGCGCAGGAATTCGATCATGTCATCAAAATGGGACGTACGCATCTTCAGGACGCTGTTCCAATCAGACTTGGACAAGAGTTTAGTGCGTATGCAAAAGTTCTTGCTCGTGATATTAAACGTATCAAGCAGTCTAGACAGCATTTATATGAAGTCAATATGGGTGCAACAGCAGTCGGAACTGGATTGAATGCAGATCCTAAATATATCCGCCAAGTGGTTGGCTATCTATCGGACATTAGCGGATTACCGTTAGTTGGTGCTGAAGACTTAGTCGATGCAACGCAAAATACGGATGCCTATACAGAAGTGTCTGCTGCGCTTAAAGTATGTATGATGAACATGTCCAAAATGGCGAACGATATTCGTCTGATGGCTTCAGGTCCAAGAGCCGGTTTTGGTGAGCTGCACTTGCCGCCGAGACAGCCAGGTTCATCCATCATGCCAGGGAAAGTCAACCCAGTGATGCCTGAGGTCATGAACCAAGTGGCATTCCAAGTCATTGGGAACGATCACACTATCTGTCTGGCATCAGAGGCTGGCCAGCTTGAACTAAACGTCATGGAACCAGTGTTAGTGTTCAATTTGCTTCAATCTCTCAGCATGATGAAAAACGTATTCGAGTCCTTCGTGGACAACTGCTTGCGTGACCTAAAAGCAGATGAATCTAGATTAAAAGAATATGTAGAAAAGAGTGCCGGTGTCATGACGGCGGTGAACCCGCACATTGGTTATGAAGCGGCTGCACGAATTGCAAGAGAAGCCATTCTTACAGGCGCGTCTGTACGTGAGCTTTGTCTGCAAAATGATGTGTTAACAGAGGAAGAGCTTGACGTCATCTTAAATCCTTTTGAAATGACCAAACCAGGTATTGCTGGCGCATCACTTTTAGAAAAGGATCATTAA
- a CDS encoding cation:dicarboxylase symporter family transporter: protein MKKLGLASQILIALVLGVVVGALFYQNETVINVLTPIGDIFIHLIKMIVLPIVIAALIVAVAGVGDMKTIGRLGGKTILYFEIVTTIALAVGLLAANVFHPGTGIDMSNMEKGDISKYEETSKASSEKATFSETLVHLVPTNVFQSIAEGDLLPTIFFTVLFGLGIAAVGDKGKPVLGFFEGILEAMFWVTNKVMKFAPFGVFALISVTVIKFGVGALLPLGKLVLVVYGTMAFFVIVVLGIIAKMAGTSVFTLFRVLKEEIILAFSTASSEAVLPRLMDKMEKFGCPKAITSFVIPTGYTFNLDGSAIYQSIAAIFVAQMYGMPLSIYEQITLLLILMLTSKGMAGVPGASIVVVITTLGTMGLPLEGLAFIVGIDRLLDMVRTTVNVFGNSLAAIVMSKWEKVFDQEKSKKYIEELKQQTKAA, encoded by the coding sequence ATGAAAAAGTTAGGGTTAGCTTCTCAAATACTCATTGCACTTGTTCTGGGTGTTGTCGTAGGAGCACTGTTTTATCAAAATGAAACCGTTATTAATGTATTAACGCCGATTGGCGATATATTCATCCATTTAATTAAAATGATCGTTCTTCCAATTGTTATTGCTGCATTGATTGTAGCAGTTGCAGGTGTAGGGGATATGAAAACGATCGGAAGACTCGGCGGAAAAACAATTCTTTACTTCGAGATTGTGACGACGATTGCTTTAGCAGTTGGACTGCTTGCAGCAAACGTCTTCCATCCTGGTACAGGAATTGATATGAGCAACATGGAGAAAGGCGATATTTCTAAATATGAAGAGACATCTAAGGCTTCGTCAGAAAAAGCGACTTTCTCTGAAACGCTGGTGCATCTTGTACCAACAAACGTTTTCCAATCCATTGCAGAAGGTGATCTATTACCAACCATCTTCTTTACAGTTTTATTTGGATTAGGAATTGCCGCAGTTGGAGACAAAGGAAAACCAGTATTAGGATTCTTTGAGGGCATACTCGAAGCTATGTTCTGGGTGACCAATAAAGTGATGAAGTTTGCACCATTTGGTGTATTCGCGCTCATCAGTGTGACGGTGATCAAATTCGGGGTCGGAGCGCTTCTCCCGCTAGGTAAACTGGTACTTGTCGTTTACGGTACAATGGCATTCTTCGTCATTGTTGTACTTGGCATTATTGCGAAAATGGCTGGAACAAGCGTCTTTACACTATTTAGGGTATTAAAAGAAGAAATCATTCTTGCATTCTCAACAGCAAGTTCAGAAGCTGTACTGCCTAGATTAATGGACAAAATGGAGAAGTTCGGCTGCCCGAAAGCGATCACGTCGTTCGTTATTCCAACTGGCTACACCTTTAACCTAGATGGAAGTGCTATCTATCAATCCATTGCTGCGATATTTGTTGCACAAATGTACGGCATGCCGCTTTCCATCTATGAGCAAATTACGTTACTATTAATCTTAATGCTGACATCTAAAGGAATGGCTGGTGTACCAGGTGCATCGATCGTTGTTGTCATCACAACTCTTGGTACTATGGGACTGCCGCTTGAAGGGCTTGCCTTCATCGTTGGGATCGACCGACTTCTTGACATGGTTCGTACAACAGTGAACGTATTTGGTAACTCACTTGCAGCCATTGTTATGTCTAAGTGGGAAAAAGTATTTGATCAAGAGAAATCGAAGAAGTATATTGAGGAATTAAAACAACAAACAAAAGCAGCGTAA
- a CDS encoding heavy metal translocating P-type ATPase, with the protein MKKEIDFQITGMTCAACAGRIEKGLNRLEGVEEASVNLALETSHIVYETEQLTPDDLKQKVQSLGYDVVMEQAEFNIEGMTCAACANRIEKKLNQMDGVDHGSVNFALETLQVTYYPGQTSINDIKDAVQSLGYSFIEPASDQVAEGKKDHRQAAIEKQTARFLFSMILSLPLLWAMVSHFSMTSFIWLPEAFMNPWVQLALAAPVQFIVGWPFYVGAYKAIRNKSANMDVLVALGTSAAFFYSLYESIQSAVQGTHEAALYYETSAVLITLIVLGKLMEARAKGRSSEAIQKLMGLQAKEAVIERDGKQITVPISDVKVNDLVIVKPGEKVPVDGEIMEGTTAIDESMITGESLPVDKTAGDMVIGATMNKNGFIKIKATKVGKETALSQIIRVVEQAQGSKAPIQRMADRISGIFVPIVVGIAVLTFLIWFFFVDPGNVTSALETFIAVIVIACPCALGLATPTSIMAGSGRAAESGILFKGGEHLEVTQSLDTVVLDKTGTVTKGEPSLTDVLAYANWTEDAVLQLAGSAEQQSEHPLARAITDGMKEQGLEAVEVNAFQADPGYGIEAKAAGHKLFIGTRKLLQKHHIEYGQVEASVTMLEEQGKTAMLVAIDGEVAGVIAVADTIKLSSPQAITRLKKQGIHVVMMTGDNKRTAEAIAKQAGIDHVIAEVLPEEKAAHIAALQEQGKKVAMVGDGINDAPALATANIGMAVGTGTDVAIEAADITLMTGDLHAIADALDFSQKTMRNIKQNLFWALAYNCIGIPIAAFGFLAPWLAGAAMAFSSVSVVLNALRLQRLKPVREGVAE; encoded by the coding sequence ATGAAAAAGGAAATTGACTTTCAAATTACGGGGATGACCTGTGCTGCCTGTGCAGGCCGCATCGAAAAGGGATTGAACAGGCTGGAAGGTGTGGAGGAAGCCAGTGTGAATCTGGCGCTTGAAACTTCCCATATCGTCTATGAAACGGAGCAGCTAACACCAGATGATTTGAAGCAAAAAGTTCAATCTCTTGGGTATGATGTGGTGATGGAGCAAGCAGAATTTAATATAGAGGGAATGACGTGTGCGGCTTGTGCAAACCGAATCGAGAAAAAATTAAACCAAATGGATGGTGTCGATCACGGGTCTGTAAATTTTGCGCTTGAGACACTTCAGGTCACATATTATCCGGGCCAAACGTCTATAAATGACATTAAAGATGCGGTGCAGTCTCTTGGGTATTCTTTCATTGAACCAGCTTCAGATCAAGTAGCGGAAGGAAAAAAAGATCACCGGCAGGCAGCAATAGAGAAGCAAACGGCACGTTTTTTATTTTCAATGATTTTGTCACTGCCGCTTCTTTGGGCAATGGTCAGCCATTTTTCTATGACGTCCTTTATTTGGCTGCCTGAAGCGTTTATGAATCCATGGGTTCAGCTGGCGTTAGCAGCGCCTGTGCAGTTCATTGTCGGCTGGCCCTTTTATGTAGGTGCGTATAAGGCTATAAGAAATAAAAGTGCCAATATGGATGTTCTTGTCGCACTAGGGACATCCGCCGCCTTTTTTTATAGTTTATATGAAAGCATTCAGTCAGCGGTTCAAGGCACACATGAGGCAGCTCTCTATTATGAAACAAGTGCTGTTCTCATTACGTTGATCGTGCTCGGAAAATTAATGGAAGCAAGAGCAAAAGGAAGATCGTCAGAAGCGATTCAAAAGCTGATGGGCTTACAAGCGAAAGAAGCGGTGATCGAGCGAGATGGCAAACAGATCACAGTACCTATTTCTGATGTGAAAGTAAATGATCTTGTGATTGTCAAACCCGGGGAAAAAGTGCCGGTAGATGGAGAGATCATGGAGGGGACAACCGCAATAGATGAGTCCATGATTACAGGAGAAAGTCTGCCTGTTGATAAAACAGCAGGAGATATGGTCATCGGGGCAACGATGAATAAAAATGGATTTATCAAAATAAAAGCGACTAAAGTCGGGAAAGAGACGGCGCTTTCCCAAATTATCAGAGTCGTAGAACAAGCGCAGGGTTCAAAAGCACCCATTCAAAGAATGGCAGATCGAATATCAGGGATATTTGTTCCCATTGTTGTAGGAATTGCTGTGCTTACATTCCTCATATGGTTTTTCTTTGTTGACCCAGGAAATGTGACGTCAGCACTTGAAACCTTTATAGCCGTCATTGTCATCGCATGTCCATGTGCGCTCGGCCTTGCTACACCAACTTCTATTATGGCTGGCAGCGGCCGTGCGGCTGAATCAGGCATTCTGTTCAAAGGCGGAGAGCATTTAGAAGTGACTCAATCACTCGACACAGTGGTGTTAGATAAAACAGGGACTGTCACAAAAGGAGAGCCTAGTCTGACAGATGTGCTGGCATATGCCAATTGGACAGAAGATGCGGTGCTGCAGTTAGCAGGATCGGCAGAACAGCAGTCGGAACACCCGCTTGCCCGAGCGATCACAGACGGTATGAAGGAACAAGGTCTTGAAGCGGTCGAAGTTAATGCCTTCCAAGCAGATCCAGGTTATGGAATTGAAGCAAAGGCCGCTGGGCACAAGCTTTTCATTGGCACACGGAAGCTATTACAGAAACATCATATTGAATATGGGCAAGTTGAAGCATCTGTCACAATGCTGGAGGAGCAAGGAAAAACGGCTATGCTCGTTGCGATTGACGGCGAAGTCGCCGGTGTTATAGCAGTGGCAGATACGATTAAATTATCTTCTCCTCAAGCCATCACTCGTCTGAAAAAGCAGGGAATTCACGTGGTGATGATGACAGGTGATAATAAACGAACAGCAGAGGCGATTGCGAAACAGGCGGGTATTGATCATGTCATTGCTGAAGTGCTGCCTGAAGAAAAAGCGGCTCACATTGCAGCGCTTCAGGAACAAGGAAAAAAAGTCGCCATGGTGGGAGACGGTATCAATGATGCCCCAGCTCTTGCAACAGCGAATATTGGGATGGCTGTGGGAACAGGGACAGACGTTGCCATAGAAGCGGCAGATATAACGCTCATGACAGGAGATCTCCATGCGATTGCAGATGCGCTGGATTTTAGTCAAAAAACAATGAGAAACATTAAACAAAACCTATTTTGGGCGCTTGCCTATAACTGTATTGGGATACCGATCGCTGCATTTGGTTTCCTTGCGCCATGGCTTGCAGGAGCGGCAATGGCCTTTAGCTCCGTGTCCGTTGTGCTGAATGCGCTCAGACTGCAACGATTGAAGCCAGTTAGAGAGGGAGTGGCAGAATGA
- the copZ gene encoding copper chaperone CopZ: MEQATLQVQGMSCGHCVKAVEGNVGELAGVESVKVHLDKGQVEVSFHPDQVTLHRISDVIEEQGYDVV, translated from the coding sequence GTGGAACAAGCAACACTTCAAGTGCAGGGCATGTCTTGCGGACATTGCGTGAAAGCAGTCGAAGGAAATGTAGGAGAATTAGCAGGTGTTGAATCTGTGAAAGTCCATTTAGACAAAGGACAGGTGGAGGTTTCATTTCATCCGGATCAAGTCACGTTACACCGTATCTCTGATGTGATTGAAGAACAGGGTTATGATGTCGTATAA